One genomic region from Acidobacteriota bacterium encodes:
- a CDS encoding DASS family sodium-coupled anion symporter, with protein MDSTAPILNDPVDVQDDSSLGLVSLAEARFEHWRRTIGLFAGPIALALVWLLPIAGLSSEAHRLAAVVALVVCWWVTEPIPLPATALVGVVLTVLAGISTAADAFAPFANPIIFLFIGSFMIGRAMSAHALDRHLAFGLLALPIVRGNVGRTRFAVAGLCVALSAWMSNTATAAMMVPVAIGVLEATRRDRSSPLRSPVAVGFLLTIAYGAAIGGMMTPIGTPPNLIAIGLLDRLAGVRIDFVSWMLIGVPIALAMGVAMYALSSIMFADRTTMAQSAAAYIQREQSTARQWTPGKRNCIIAFGTAVVLWVTPGIIAAAGVTSPLARSIAGRLDEGVVAIAAASLLFLLPINWRRRQFTLDWKAASGIDWGTILLFGGGLSLGRLMFETGLASVLGSGLVSLTGAESLWAVTAVGIVAAIALTEVTSNTAAANMLVPVILTICAAGGLNPVPPVLGVALGTSMAFMLPISTPPNAIIYGTGLVRITEMMRFGLIVDAIGAVILFGGLRLLCPLLGFS; from the coding sequence ATGGATTCGACCGCTCCGATCCTGAACGATCCGGTTGACGTGCAGGACGACTCGTCGCTCGGCCTGGTCTCGCTGGCCGAAGCACGATTCGAGCACTGGCGCCGGACCATCGGCTTGTTCGCCGGTCCCATCGCGTTGGCCCTCGTCTGGCTGCTGCCGATTGCCGGTTTGTCCTCCGAGGCGCACCGCCTGGCGGCGGTCGTCGCGCTCGTGGTCTGCTGGTGGGTCACCGAGCCGATCCCGCTGCCCGCCACGGCGCTGGTGGGGGTCGTGCTCACGGTGCTCGCCGGCATTTCGACGGCGGCCGACGCCTTCGCGCCGTTCGCGAACCCGATCATCTTCCTGTTCATCGGCAGCTTCATGATCGGGCGGGCGATGTCCGCGCATGCCCTCGATCGCCACCTCGCGTTCGGACTGCTGGCGCTGCCCATCGTCCGCGGCAATGTCGGGCGGACCCGGTTCGCGGTCGCGGGCCTGTGCGTGGCGCTCTCCGCATGGATGAGCAACACGGCCACGGCGGCCATGATGGTGCCGGTCGCCATTGGCGTCCTCGAGGCCACCCGGCGGGACCGTTCGTCTCCGCTGCGATCGCCGGTTGCCGTCGGATTCCTGCTGACCATCGCGTACGGCGCCGCCATCGGCGGGATGATGACGCCGATCGGCACACCGCCGAACCTGATTGCGATCGGCCTGCTCGATCGGCTGGCCGGTGTCCGCATCGACTTCGTGAGCTGGATGCTGATCGGCGTGCCGATCGCGCTCGCCATGGGCGTGGCCATGTACGCGCTCAGCTCGATCATGTTCGCGGACCGCACCACGATGGCGCAATCAGCCGCCGCGTACATCCAGCGCGAGCAATCAACCGCGCGCCAATGGACGCCTGGCAAACGCAACTGCATCATTGCGTTCGGCACGGCCGTCGTGCTCTGGGTGACCCCGGGCATTATCGCGGCGGCGGGGGTCACCTCACCGCTGGCCAGGAGCATTGCCGGGCGGCTTGACGAAGGGGTGGTCGCCATCGCCGCAGCGTCCCTCCTCTTCCTCCTGCCCATCAACTGGCGGCGGCGGCAGTTCACCCTGGACTGGAAAGCCGCGTCCGGGATCGACTGGGGGACCATCCTCCTGTTTGGCGGCGGCCTCTCGCTCGGCCGCCTGATGTTCGAGACGGGACTCGCGTCCGTGCTCGGAAGCGGGCTCGTGTCTCTGACGGGTGCGGAATCCCTGTGGGCGGTCACGGCCGTTGGGATCGTCGCGGCCATTGCGCTCACGGAAGTCACTTCGAACACGGCGGCGGCGAACATGCTCGTGCCCGTCATCCTGACGATCTGCGCCGCGGGCGGCCTGAACCCGGTGCCGCCCGTCCTGGGCGTGGCGCTCGGGACGAGCATGGCCTTCATGCTGCCGATTTCGACGCCCCCGAACGCGATCATCTATGGCACGGGGCTGGTCCGCATCACCGAGATGATGCGATTCGGTCTGATCGTGGACGCGATCGGGGCCGTCATCCTGTTTGGCGGGCTCCGGTTGCTGTGCCCGCTCCTGGGGTTCTCGTGA